The following are from one region of the Amycolatopsis sp. QT-25 genome:
- a CDS encoding extracellular solute-binding protein, with protein sequence MRKANRRAFLAMAGTTALSACGSNTVQTGNPPPSTAYSAGVTEPKPQPVDLTQWYHPYPEAGVQEAVTRYAAAYHKSEVAVRWNPDDYETKLNAALQTGPVPDVFEGQVTVDRVRQNLLLPLDDVVGPVRGDFPPSVLAAQTVDGRLYGIPQALDAQVLFYRKSFLQEAGAQPPQTLGELVDAARKLSRDGVKGLFAGNDAGAAALAGPLLWSAGLDYVKDGKSVGFDDPRAATTFAKLHELNGSLLFGGSTDWADPLPFIDGLTAMQWTWLWNLPKIQDAVKDDFGILAFPRLDAAGAPSVPVSGLSAMVHSKSLNPDAAKDFVKWLWLERTDFQQEFATEFGFHLPARLSVLDKVAAAADAAKLVKENGRAAGPLWTPVANTALVDALGRIARDGADPVAETKAAVEAVKAELGRLSA encoded by the coding sequence GTGCGTAAGGCGAACAGGCGAGCGTTCCTGGCGATGGCGGGGACCACCGCGCTCTCCGCCTGTGGGTCCAACACCGTCCAAACCGGAAACCCGCCCCCTTCGACGGCCTACTCCGCCGGGGTGACCGAGCCGAAGCCGCAACCCGTGGACCTCACGCAGTGGTACCACCCGTATCCCGAAGCCGGTGTCCAAGAAGCCGTCACGCGCTACGCGGCCGCGTACCACAAGTCCGAGGTCGCGGTGCGGTGGAATCCCGACGACTACGAGACGAAACTGAACGCCGCGCTGCAAACAGGGCCGGTCCCGGACGTCTTCGAAGGCCAGGTCACCGTCGATCGCGTCCGGCAGAACCTCCTCTTGCCGCTCGACGACGTCGTCGGCCCCGTGCGCGGGGATTTCCCTCCCTCCGTCTTGGCGGCACAGACGGTCGACGGCAGGCTTTACGGCATCCCCCAGGCACTGGACGCCCAGGTTCTCTTCTACCGCAAGAGTTTCCTGCAGGAGGCCGGGGCGCAGCCGCCGCAGACGCTCGGTGAACTCGTCGACGCGGCGAGGAAACTGTCCAGGGACGGCGTCAAAGGACTGTTCGCCGGCAACGACGCGGGCGCGGCGGCGCTGGCCGGACCACTGCTGTGGTCGGCCGGGCTCGACTACGTCAAGGACGGCAAGTCGGTCGGTTTCGACGATCCACGCGCCGCCACGACCTTCGCGAAACTCCACGAGCTCAACGGTTCGCTGCTGTTCGGCGGTTCGACGGACTGGGCGGATCCGCTCCCGTTCATCGACGGGCTCACCGCCATGCAGTGGACCTGGCTGTGGAACCTGCCGAAGATCCAGGACGCCGTGAAGGACGACTTCGGGATCCTGGCCTTCCCGCGGCTCGACGCGGCGGGCGCGCCGTCCGTCCCGGTCAGCGGGCTGAGCGCGATGGTGCACTCCAAGAGCCTGAACCCCGACGCCGCCAAGGACTTCGTCAAGTGGCTGTGGCTGGAACGCACCGACTTCCAGCAGGAGTTCGCCACCGAGTTCGGTTTCCACCTGCCCGCGCGGCTGAGCGTGCTCGACAAGGTCGCCGCGGCGGCCGACGCGGCGAAGCTGGTCAAGGAGAACGGCCGCGCCGCCGGTCCACTGTGGACTCCGGTGGCGAACACCGCGCTCGTCGACGCGCTGGGCCGGATCGCCCGTGACGGCGCGGATCCGGTCGCCGAGACGAAGGCCGCGGTCGAGGCCGTCAAAGCCGAACTGGGTCGCCTGTCCGCGTGA
- a CDS encoding long-chain fatty acid--CoA ligase yields MLSTMQDGQLSLGKLLRHGTTVHSASEVITWTGSEARRETYGELGRHAARLANALRGLGITGDQRVGTFMWNNAEHMAAYVAIPAMGAVLHTLNIRLFPEQLVFVANHAEDQVVIVDGTLVPLLAKQLPELKTVRHVIVANGDASTLTAPDGVQVHSYDELLAGQPDTFDWPDVDERSAAAMCYTSGTTGDPKGVAYSHRSIWLHSMQVTMSDSMRLAQHDKALAIVPMFHAMAWGMPYAALMVGASLLMPDRFLQPAPIAQMLGVEKPTFAGAVPTIWQGLLSHLDANPQDISHLREVVVGGSAAPPSLMHAFEDRYGVPILHAWGMTETSPLGSVARPPAAATGEKAWDYRYTQGRFPASVSARLIGDDGEELPWDNESVGELEVQGPWIAASYHSGTSGDEPDPEKFHDGWLRTGDVGKISPDGYLTLTDRAKDVIKSGGEWISSVDLENQVMAHPAVAEAAVVGIPDEKWDERPLVAVVLKEGQDVTAEELREFLSDKVAKWQLPENWTFVDEVPKTSVGKFDKKRLRAFHSEGKLDVSQL; encoded by the coding sequence ATGTTGAGCACGATGCAGGACGGACAGCTGTCACTGGGCAAGCTGCTCCGCCACGGCACCACGGTGCACTCCGCGAGCGAAGTCATCACCTGGACCGGTTCAGAAGCCCGCCGGGAGACCTACGGCGAACTCGGCAGGCACGCCGCCCGCCTCGCGAACGCGCTCCGGGGCCTCGGCATCACCGGTGACCAGCGCGTCGGCACCTTCATGTGGAACAACGCCGAGCACATGGCCGCGTACGTGGCCATCCCCGCCATGGGCGCCGTGCTGCACACGCTCAACATCCGGCTGTTCCCCGAACAGCTGGTCTTCGTCGCCAACCACGCCGAGGACCAGGTCGTGATCGTCGACGGCACGCTGGTCCCGCTGCTGGCCAAGCAGCTGCCCGAGCTGAAGACCGTGCGTCACGTCATCGTGGCCAACGGAGACGCCTCCACGCTGACGGCACCGGACGGCGTCCAGGTGCACTCCTACGACGAGCTGCTGGCAGGCCAGCCGGACACCTTCGACTGGCCCGACGTGGACGAGCGGTCCGCCGCCGCGATGTGTTACACCTCGGGCACCACGGGTGACCCGAAGGGCGTCGCGTACTCCCACCGGTCGATCTGGCTGCACTCGATGCAGGTCACGATGTCCGACAGCATGCGGCTGGCCCAGCACGACAAGGCCCTCGCGATCGTCCCGATGTTCCACGCGATGGCCTGGGGCATGCCGTACGCGGCGTTGATGGTCGGCGCCTCGCTGCTGATGCCGGACCGGTTCCTCCAGCCCGCCCCGATCGCGCAGATGCTCGGCGTCGAGAAGCCGACCTTCGCCGGCGCCGTCCCGACGATCTGGCAGGGCCTGCTGTCCCACCTCGACGCGAACCCGCAGGACATCTCCCATCTGCGTGAGGTCGTCGTCGGCGGCTCGGCCGCGCCGCCGTCGCTGATGCACGCCTTCGAAGACCGCTACGGCGTGCCGATCCTGCACGCCTGGGGCATGACCGAGACGTCGCCACTGGGCAGCGTCGCGCGTCCGCCCGCCGCCGCGACCGGCGAGAAGGCGTGGGACTACCGCTACACCCAGGGCCGGTTCCCGGCGTCCGTCAGCGCCAGGCTGATCGGCGACGACGGCGAAGAACTGCCGTGGGACAACGAAAGCGTCGGCGAGCTCGAGGTGCAGGGCCCGTGGATCGCGGCGTCGTACCACAGCGGCACGAGCGGTGACGAGCCCGATCCGGAAAAATTCCACGACGGCTGGCTCCGCACCGGCGACGTCGGCAAGATCAGCCCGGACGGCTATCTCACGCTGACCGACCGCGCGAAGGACGTCATCAAGTCCGGCGGCGAGTGGATCTCCTCGGTGGACCTGGAAAACCAGGTGATGGCGCATCCCGCGGTGGCCGAGGCGGCGGTGGTCGGCATCCCCGACGAGAAGTGGGACGAGCGGCCGCTGGTCGCCGTCGTGCTCAAGGAGGGCCAGGACGTCACGGCCGAGGAACTGCGCGAGTTCCTGTCCGACAAGGTCGCGAAGTGGCAGCTTCCGGAGAATTGGACCTTTGTGGACGAAGTCCCGAAGACCAGCGTCGGCAAGTTCGACAAGAAGCGGCTGCGGGCGTTCCACTCCGAAGGCAAACTCGACGTCAGTCAGCTCTAA